One region of Sus scrofa isolate TJ Tabasco breed Duroc chromosome 3, Sscrofa11.1, whole genome shotgun sequence genomic DNA includes:
- the ID2 gene encoding DNA-binding protein inhibitor ID-2, with protein MKAFSPVRSVRKNSLSDHSLGISRSKTPVDDPMSLLYNMNDCYSKLKELVPSIPQNKKVSKMEILQHVIDYILDLQIALDSHPTIVSLHHQRPGQSQASRTPLTTLNTDISILSLQASEFPSELMSSDSKALCG; from the exons ATGAAAGCCTTCAGTCCAGTGAGGTCCGTTAGGAAAAACAGCCTTTCGGACCACAGCCTGGGCATCTCCCGGAGCAAAACCCCGGTGGACGACCCGATGAGCCTGCTGTACAACATGAACGACTGCTACTCCAAGCTCAAGGAGCTGGTGCCCAGCATCCCTCAGAACAAGAAGGTGAGCAAGATGGAAATCCTGCAGCACGTCATCGACTACATCTTGGACCTGCAGATCGCCCTGGACTCGCACCCCACTATTGTCAGCCTGCACCACCAGCGACCCGGGCAGAGCCAGGCATCCAGGACGCCGCTGACCACCCTAAATACGGACATCAGCATCCTGTCCTTGCAG GCTTCTGAATTCCCTTCTGAGTTAATGTCAAGTGACAGCAAAGCGCTCTGTGGCTGA